CATCAACAAGACGAAAGGAGTAACCCACATGACACACGAGGCACGGGATTTCAGATACCTGCTGGGCAGCTTGGAGGGTATTTCGGACAAGCTGCTCGAAGCGCATTTCGGCCTTTACAAGGGCTACGCAGCCCGCCTGACCCTGATCGAGGAGGAGCTCAAAAAGGCCGATAAAAGCCACACCAACTACAGCTGGGGCCACTGGTCGGAGCTGAAGCGCCGGGAGGCGGTGGCCTTCAACGGCACTTACCTCCATGAGCTGTACTTCGAGAACCTGCAGGCCAGGGGAGAACCCAGCGCGGAGCTGCTGAATGCCGTTAAGGAGTCCTTCGGCGGCTACGACGAATTCCTCAAAGACGTGAAGGCCACCGGCCTGTGCACCATCGGCTGGGTAGTGGTGACCATGTCCCGGGTAGACAACAGACTGCATACCTATCTGCTCACGGAGCATCATATCGGCTTTCCGGTATTGCAGGATATCGTGCTGGTGCTGGACAGCTTCGAGCACGCCTTCGCCATGGATTACGGCACCGACCGGGGCGGATACATTGATGCCTTTGTGAAGAACATCAACTGGGAGATAGTGAATCAGCGCTTCGCTGCCCTTTGATCGCTTGCATTACTTGATCAGGTAGTCTAACAGGGATTGCCGGGGCATTCCTTGATTCTGCTTCCAGGTCGCTGGTGAAAGCACAATTACCTAACCTCCGGCCTGATTCCTTTTTATTATATTAGTGTTAAAGGAGAATAATGAATTACCCTATCTGGCAAGTCCCCTTAATCGGCGGCGGCCTGCTCATTGGTGCCATCGCCATACTACACGTGTTCATCTCGCACTTCGCTATCGGCGGCGGGCTGTTTTTGGTACTGACCGAGATGCACGCCATCCGCACCGGTGATGAAGTTCTGCGTGATTACCTCAAATCCCACGCCCGGTTCTTCATCCTGGTTACGCTGGTGCTGGGTGCCCTCAGCGGAGTGGGGATCTGGTTTACCATTTCCCTGGTGAATCCGGAAGCGACCGGACTGCTCATCCGCACTTTTGTCTGGGCCTGGGCCACGGAATGGGTCTTCTTCCTAGTGGAGATCCTGGCCGCTTTTATCTATTATTATACCTGGGACACCCTGGATGCAAGGCGCCATGTGGCCGTGGGCTGGGTCTACTTCATCGCTGCCTGGCTGAGCCTGTTCTTCATTAACGGTATCCTCACCTTCATGCTCACTCCCGGCCGCTGGTTGGAGACTGGCAGCTTCTGGCCGGCCCTCTTCAATCCTGGCTTTGGGCCCTCCCTGCTCATCCGCACGGGTGTGGCCTTTTCCCTGGCCGGCCTGTATGCCCTGCTCACCTCCAGCTTTATCAAGGAGGGTATCGACCGCAGCCGGCTGGTACGCTATTCCGCCAAATGGCTGATGCCGGCGGTTCTGCTTATCCCTCTGGGCGGTATCTGGTATATCAACGTCCTTCCGGAGTCAGCACGTCATATTTTCATGGGCGGCGCGCCGGCCGTGACCATGTTTGCTATCTTCAGCGTGGTCGTCTCCATTCTGATCTTCGCTTTTATATACTTCCTGCCCTACCGGAGCCCGGCGGCGTTCACCCCAGCCCTGGCCATCCTCTTTATGATCCTGGGTTTCAGCGTTACGGCAGTCACCGAATGGACCCGCGAGGCGGTACGCAAACCATACATCATTTACGACTTCATGTACTCGAACAATTTCACCAAAACGGACGGCACCCGCTACACCGAGACCGGCGTCCTGCCTGCCGCCAAGTGGCTCAACCCTCATGAGGAGCAGAACCCGGGGTACAAGCTCTACCAGATCCAGTGTGCCAGCTGCCACACCCCGACCGGCTACAACGGGCTCAAGCAGCTCACCTACGGCTGGAGTGAACCGTATCTGGAGTCCCAATTGGACCATCTGGACGAACTGAAGGAGTTTATGCCCCCCTTTATAGGAACGGCGGCAGAGCGGCACCTGCTGGCACGGTGGCTGGTCCAGCTGCACGATGGGGGGAATACCGATGAATGAGCTGCCCATACCTGATCCCTCCCTCATCGCGCTGCCGGGGCCGGTATGGCTTTTCCAGGCCCTGCTGCTGGCAATCTTTATCCTCCATCTACTCCTGATGAACCTGGTCCTGGGTGGGAGCATGGTCAGTGCCGTCCACCTCTTCCGGGGCAGGAGCCGGCCCGGAGAACGGGAGCTAGCCCTTACACTGGCCAAAACCCTTCCCGTCGCCATGGCCATGACTATCACTTTCGGCGTACCACCGCTGCTTTTCATTCAGGCCCTGCATGGCCGGCTATTCTATAGCAGCTCCATCCTCACCGCCTGGCCCTGGCTGACTATCGTAGTATTCCTGGTGGTCGCCTACTACGGGTTCTACGTCCTGTCCATGAAAGGGGAGAACTGGGAGCAGTATGCGCCCTGGTTCGCCGTGCTCAGCGCC
The sequence above is a segment of the Candidatus Neomarinimicrobiota bacterium genome. Coding sequences within it:
- a CDS encoding superoxide dismutase, whose protein sequence is MTHEARDFRYLLGSLEGISDKLLEAHFGLYKGYAARLTLIEEELKKADKSHTNYSWGHWSELKRREAVAFNGTYLHELYFENLQARGEPSAELLNAVKESFGGYDEFLKDVKATGLCTIGWVVVTMSRVDNRLHTYLLTEHHIGFPVLQDIVLVLDSFEHAFAMDYGTDRGGYIDAFVKNINWEIVNQRFAAL
- a CDS encoding cytochrome ubiquinol oxidase subunit I is translated as MNYPIWQVPLIGGGLLIGAIAILHVFISHFAIGGGLFLVLTEMHAIRTGDEVLRDYLKSHARFFILVTLVLGALSGVGIWFTISLVNPEATGLLIRTFVWAWATEWVFFLVEILAAFIYYYTWDTLDARRHVAVGWVYFIAAWLSLFFINGILTFMLTPGRWLETGSFWPALFNPGFGPSLLIRTGVAFSLAGLYALLTSSFIKEGIDRSRLVRYSAKWLMPAVLLIPLGGIWYINVLPESARHIFMGGAPAVTMFAIFSVVVSILIFAFIYFLPYRSPAAFTPALAILFMILGFSVTAVTEWTREAVRKPYIIYDFMYSNNFTKTDGTRYTETGVLPAAKWLNPHEEQNPGYKLYQIQCASCHTPTGYNGLKQLTYGWSEPYLESQLDHLDELKEFMPPFIGTAAERHLLARWLVQLHDGGNTDE